CAATCCTGATGCACCAGACTTCAGTTCATGTCTATAAAGATGCAGGAAAAGCAGAACGGAATCAGGCCAACATGGAGATCCGCCTTGATGAAACGGTGGAAAATGCCGATGATGTAAGGGCACTCGGCATTGAAGTCGGAGACTTTGTCTCGTTTGATCCCCGTGTGGAAGTGACGGATAATGGCTTTATTAAATCCCGTCATTTAGATGATAAAGCAAGTGTTGCGCTTTTGCTTATGCTTATGAAGCAAATCAAGGAAGAAAAATTACTGCTGCCATATACAACTCATTTTTTAATATCAAATAACGAAGAAATCGGCTACGGCGGAAATTCTAATATCACACCTGAAACAGTCGAATATTTAGCTGTAGATATGGGTGCGATGGGTGACGGACAGTCAACGGATGAGTACACCGTTTCAATTTGTGTGAAAGATGCAAGCGGTCCTTACCATTATGAGCTCCGCAAAAACTTAACGAATCTGGCGAAAGAGCACAACATTGGCTTTAAATTAGATATTTATCCTTACTATGGATCTGATGCATCAGCAGCGATCCGTTCCGGCCATGATATTGTTCATGGATTAATCGGACCGGGAATCGACTCCTCACACGCGTTTGAACGCACTCACAAAGACTCGCTTGAAAATACTGCGAAGCTGCTTTATCACTATGTGAAATCTGCTATGGTTCTGTAAAAAAAGGGTAACACCAGCAAGGAGCTGCGAGAAGCAGCTCCTTGTTTAAATCTACCTTAAATATATAGAAATGTTTTCCAAGAAAGAAATTTCTATGTTTTAATAGAAAATGTAAATATTATGAATCTATTAAGCGGAGGTTTCAAATGACGAAAAGAAAGTTTAGCAGTTTCATGGCAGTCATTCTGATTTTTGCCCTGTTTTTCAGCCAATTTTCTGTAAAGGATGTTTTGGCAGCAGAAGCAGATGTGCCGAAAGAAGAAGCGAAATTAACCATTTCAGAACCAGTGGAAGGTTTGTTTGAGGAATCGGAACAAGTACAGTGGTACACGATAGATCCAACGGAAGCAGAAATTAAAGATTACACGCACCTGCGCGTAAAGCTTCAATCAGAAGCTGAATTGAATGTAACGGTATATTCCAGTCTTGAAAATGCAATTGATAATCGCGCATTCGACAGATATATGGGGTATTCTTATGCAGATCAGCCGGCAGTCATTGATTTCCCGGTAGCATGGGCGGGACCTTTTTATATTAAAGTAGAGCATTACACGGGTGAAGAAGAGGTCATAGAAGAAGAGATGACGATTGAGGAAGAAGAGGAAGAGCCTGCAGAGCCACCCGCTTCCTATACGATCGGATATGATGGGATAACACTTCCTCCTTCTGAATATGTAAGTTCGGAAGAGTGTCCGGCAGAGCTTAGCACAAAAGAAAGAGAAAACGGCAAAAACATTTTAAAGGACTTGAGAACCATTCGTGAAGATGTCCTTGCTAAAACTGAAAATGGAAAAGAATTATCTTCCATGTATTACAAGATTGCTCCATTTTTAAGCACGAAAATGGTTTTCAGCAAGACGATCCGCGATAACGTTTATCAGGATTTAGTCCAATTAAAAGGCTTATTTACAGATGTTGCAGAAAAAGGAAGCAGCAGTACGTATAAAATTACCCGCGCGGATCAAGATGCGATCAATCGTTTATATCAAACAGCGCTTGAATCAGTACCGTCTTTCCTTAAAGATCAAATTGAGAAAACCGGGAAAAGCATCGGTCTTTCAAATGTAACGAACAAAACCGTTTCTTCTATTTTACAAAAAGGCGGATATGCAGTACCTGCTGCAAGCAGCTATGAAAACCGCGTCATTGTAAAGTTAAAAGAAGGAAAGAAATTAAGCAGCATTCAGGCAAAAACGAAATCATTTGGCATTCAGTCGGTTTCTCAGCTAAAAGCGAGTAAATCTGTTTTCCCTGATATGTATGTGATGGAAGTAGAAGGAAGCACAACAGGCTATAAAGCTTCAGCGAGTTCTTTAAAAACAGCGGCAGGACAGCTTGCAAAGCTGCCGGAGGTTGAATTTGCGGAACCTGTTCAACAGTACAAAGCATTTACTGCTG
The window above is part of the Metabacillus dongyingensis genome. Proteins encoded here:
- a CDS encoding M42 family metallopeptidase, with protein sequence MQLIKELVSIPSPSGNTNEVITYVENYLAECQIETRRNRKGGLLATIPGRDNSHHRMLTAHVDTLGAIVKEIKASGRLTIDLIGGFNYNSIEGEYCKIESSSGKMFTGTILMHQTSVHVYKDAGKAERNQANMEIRLDETVENADDVRALGIEVGDFVSFDPRVEVTDNGFIKSRHLDDKASVALLLMLMKQIKEEKLLLPYTTHFLISNNEEIGYGGNSNITPETVEYLAVDMGAMGDGQSTDEYTVSICVKDASGPYHYELRKNLTNLAKEHNIGFKLDIYPYYGSDASAAIRSGHDIVHGLIGPGIDSSHAFERTHKDSLENTAKLLYHYVKSAMVL